A DNA window from Kitasatospora atroaurantiaca contains the following coding sequences:
- a CDS encoding winged helix DNA-binding domain-containing protein, translated as MTDDAELLRRRMHAQFLPRTDDVAGIARRAGGIQAQDAPAARLALRARGLRDQGAVARAYAAGEVVCSWLMRGTLHLVPAEDLAPLLALLGQRNLAATARRRRELGLTEEVCRQALAAIPEVLGEPLGRADLIAALIARGVQVDPKGQAPAHLTGYAAAHGLICRGADVAPREPGYRLLPPPPPVDADRALAELARRYAAAFGPAGPADFAAWAGLTQALGRRAFALAELMEAAPGLYVAPDSAAPPPGPPLVRLLGAYDTYLLGYRDREPMLDRAHAKRINAGGGVIKPALVVDGRVLGTWRKDGDTLVVERFARLPAAARPGLEAEAADIGRFLGEKLTLQVVSSGPTGPSKSSV; from the coding sequence GTGACCGATGATGCCGAGCTGCTGCGCCGGAGGATGCACGCCCAGTTCCTGCCACGGACCGACGACGTGGCGGGCATCGCCCGTCGGGCCGGCGGCATCCAGGCGCAGGACGCACCGGCCGCCCGGCTGGCCCTGCGGGCGCGCGGTTTGCGCGACCAGGGGGCCGTCGCCCGCGCGTACGCCGCCGGGGAGGTGGTGTGCAGCTGGCTGATGCGTGGCACCCTGCACCTCGTACCGGCCGAGGATCTGGCCCCGCTGCTCGCCCTCCTCGGGCAGCGGAACCTGGCGGCGACCGCCCGCCGGCGCCGGGAGTTGGGGCTCACCGAGGAGGTCTGCCGACAGGCCCTGGCCGCGATCCCCGAGGTGCTGGGGGAGCCGCTCGGCCGGGCCGACCTGATCGCGGCCCTGATCGCCCGCGGGGTGCAGGTCGACCCGAAGGGCCAGGCGCCGGCTCACCTGACGGGGTACGCGGCGGCGCACGGGCTGATCTGCCGCGGCGCCGACGTAGCGCCGCGCGAGCCCGGCTACCGGCTGCTGCCGCCGCCCCCGCCCGTCGACGCCGACCGCGCGCTCGCCGAGCTGGCCCGCCGTTACGCCGCCGCCTTCGGCCCGGCCGGCCCCGCGGACTTCGCCGCCTGGGCCGGGCTCACCCAGGCCCTCGGACGCCGGGCCTTCGCCCTGGCCGAGCTGATGGAGGCGGCCCCGGGCCTCTACGTCGCACCGGACAGCGCCGCGCCGCCGCCCGGCCCGCCGTTGGTGCGGCTGCTCGGCGCGTACGACACCTACCTGCTCGGCTACCGCGACCGCGAGCCGATGCTGGACCGCGCGCACGCCAAGCGGATCAACGCCGGGGGAGGCGTGATCAAGCCCGCCCTGGTGGTGGACGGGCGGGTGCTCGGCACCTGGCGGAAGGACGGCGACACGCTGGTGGTGGAGCGGTTCGCCCGCCTGCCCGCGGCCGCCCGGCCGGGCCTGGAGGCGGAGGCCGCCGACATCGGCCGCTTCCTGGGGGAGAAGCTCACGCTGCAAGTGGTGTCGTCGGGGCCGACCGGGCCATCCAAGTCGTCTGTGTGA
- a CDS encoding SPW repeat protein — protein sequence MSTQLPMSMEHHPDILELREHAERVTATPLAQGVETLAVLAGLFCAISPWVVGFTGFSALTVNNLVLGLAFTVLMGGFGSAFERTHARAWAASLIGVWMIIAPWATVGDEAIRRTILTNCITGGLMTCLGLAAVAMVLAGPGMRLGKRGG from the coding sequence GTGTCGACCCAGCTTCCGATGAGCATGGAGCACCATCCGGACATCCTGGAGCTGCGCGAACACGCGGAGCGGGTTACGGCAACCCCGTTGGCACAGGGCGTCGAGACGCTGGCGGTGCTCGCGGGTCTGTTCTGCGCGATCTCCCCGTGGGTCGTCGGGTTTACCGGTTTCTCTGCACTGACCGTCAACAACCTGGTGCTCGGCCTGGCATTCACGGTGCTGATGGGAGGCTTCGGCTCCGCATTCGAACGCACTCACGCCCGGGCCTGGGCCGCAAGCCTGATCGGCGTCTGGATGATCATTGCCCCATGGGCCACGGTTGGCGACGAGGCCATTCGTCGTACGATCCTCACCAACTGCATCACCGGTGGCCTGATGACCTGCCTCGGCCTGGCGGCGGTCGCCATGGTGCTGGCGGGGCCTGGCATGCGCCTCGGAAAGCGCGGCGGATGA
- a CDS encoding class II fumarate hydratase, protein MGDQQEYRVEHDSMGEVRVPASAKWQAQTQRAVENFPVSGQRLERAHVEALARIKAAAAKVNAELGVLDAETASAIQEAAAEVAAGRWDDQFPVDVFQTGSGTSSNMNANEVIATLAAERLGRAVHPNDQVNASQSSNDVFPSSIHIAATAAVTGELIPALEHLAASLERKAKEFAEVVKSGRTHLMDATPVTLGQEFGGYAAQVRYGVERLRAALPRVAELPLGGTAVGTGINTPPGFAAAVIAEVAYATGLPLTEARNHFEAQGARDGLVELSGQLRTIAVGFTKIANDLRWMGSGPRTGLAEINLPDLQPGSSIMPGKVNPVLPEVVLMVAAQVTGNDTTVTVAGASGNFELNVMLPVIARNVLESVRLLAAGARLLADRTVDGITANVERAREYAESSPSVVTPLNRYIGYEEAAKVAKQALAERKTIRQVVLERGYLEAGKLTEAQLDEALDVLRMTRP, encoded by the coding sequence ATGGGTGACCAGCAGGAGTACCGGGTCGAGCACGACTCGATGGGTGAGGTGCGGGTGCCCGCATCCGCGAAGTGGCAGGCGCAGACGCAGCGGGCGGTGGAGAACTTCCCGGTGTCCGGCCAGCGGCTGGAGCGGGCGCACGTCGAGGCCCTGGCGCGGATCAAGGCGGCGGCCGCCAAGGTCAACGCCGAGCTGGGGGTGCTGGACGCGGAGACGGCGTCGGCGATCCAGGAGGCGGCCGCCGAGGTGGCGGCGGGGCGCTGGGACGACCAGTTCCCGGTGGACGTGTTCCAGACCGGCTCGGGCACCTCCTCCAACATGAACGCCAACGAGGTGATCGCCACGCTGGCCGCCGAGCGTCTGGGCCGCGCCGTCCACCCGAACGACCAGGTCAACGCCAGCCAGTCCTCCAACGACGTCTTCCCGTCCTCGATCCACATCGCGGCCACGGCCGCCGTGACGGGCGAGCTGATCCCCGCGCTGGAGCACCTGGCGGCGTCGCTGGAGCGCAAGGCGAAGGAGTTCGCCGAGGTGGTCAAGTCCGGGCGGACGCACCTGATGGACGCCACTCCCGTCACCCTCGGCCAGGAGTTCGGCGGGTACGCGGCCCAGGTGCGGTACGGGGTCGAGCGGCTGCGGGCCGCACTCCCCCGGGTCGCCGAGCTGCCGCTGGGCGGTACGGCCGTCGGCACGGGCATCAACACCCCGCCGGGCTTCGCCGCGGCCGTGATCGCCGAGGTGGCATACGCGACCGGCCTGCCGCTGACCGAGGCCCGCAACCACTTCGAGGCCCAGGGCGCGCGGGACGGTCTGGTCGAGCTGAGCGGCCAGCTGCGCACCATCGCCGTCGGCTTCACGAAGATCGCCAACGATCTGCGCTGGATGGGCTCGGGCCCGCGCACCGGCCTCGCCGAGATCAATCTGCCGGATCTCCAGCCCGGCTCCTCGATCATGCCCGGCAAGGTCAACCCGGTGTTGCCCGAGGTGGTGCTGATGGTCGCCGCGCAGGTGACGGGCAACGACACGACCGTCACGGTCGCCGGCGCGAGCGGGAACTTCGAGCTCAACGTGATGCTGCCGGTGATCGCGCGAAACGTCCTCGAGTCCGTCCGGCTGCTGGCGGCCGGTGCCCGGCTGCTGGCGGACCGTACGGTGGACGGCATCACGGCCAACGTCGAGCGGGCCAGGGAGTACGCGGAGTCCTCACCTTCCGTGGTGACCCCGCTCAACCGCTACATCGGCTACGAGGAGGCCGCCAAGGTGGCCAAGCAGGCGCTGGCCGAGCGGAAGACGATCCGTCAGGTGGTGCTCGAGCGCGGCTACCTGGAGGCGGGGAAGCTGACGGAGGCCCAGCTGGACGAGGCCCTGGACGTCCTGCGGATGACCCGTCCGTGA
- a CDS encoding polysaccharide deacetylase family protein gives MRTRMDVRGILLAMVLALPAAAGGGYGIASAEPAGVPKAAPQAAGDPPATRPLIVRGNTWYMRDSLSSGIATTTFNYGDAGDLPMAGDWDGNGTSTPGVVRGATWYLRNSNTSGVADIAFSYGNPGDVPVVGDWDGNGTYTPGVVRGATWYLRNSNTSGVADITLSYGNPGDVPVVGDWDGSGTSTPGVVRGTTWYLRNSNTSGVANVSLDYGNPGDRPVVGDWDGNGTFTPGVLRGNTWFLRNSNTSGVANVSFNFGSACDIGLSTASTLLRDRGGRPLPSSFAGRHVTTLPTGANVVALTFDAGANAAGLPKILSALQNSCVPATFFLTGAWANNFPQDARVIGLRYPTGNHSFSHPDLTTLSDAAVRDQILRAQSAIQAGATYDARPMFRFPFGASDARTLGIVNSLGYASINWTVDTLGWQGTSGGQSVSTVVSRVLANLRPGEIVLMHVGSNPDDGSTLDADALPTVISELTARGYSFVTVAQFT, from the coding sequence ATGCGGACCCGAATGGATGTCAGAGGCATTCTGCTGGCGATGGTGCTCGCGCTGCCCGCAGCGGCCGGCGGAGGCTACGGCATTGCGTCGGCGGAGCCGGCCGGCGTACCGAAGGCGGCCCCGCAGGCGGCAGGTGATCCGCCCGCGACCCGCCCGCTGATCGTGCGGGGCAACACCTGGTACATGCGCGATTCGCTGTCCAGCGGCATCGCCACCACGACCTTCAACTACGGCGACGCCGGAGACCTGCCGATGGCCGGTGACTGGGACGGCAACGGCACCTCCACCCCGGGCGTGGTGCGAGGCGCCACCTGGTACCTGCGCAACAGCAACACCAGCGGCGTCGCCGACATCGCGTTCTCCTACGGCAATCCCGGTGACGTACCGGTCGTCGGCGACTGGGACGGCAACGGCACGTACACCCCGGGCGTGGTGCGAGGCGCCACCTGGTACCTGCGCAACAGCAACACCAGCGGCGTCGCCGACATCACCCTCTCCTACGGCAATCCCGGCGACGTACCGGTCGTCGGCGACTGGGACGGCAGCGGCACCAGCACCCCCGGCGTGGTCCGGGGCACCACCTGGTACCTGCGCAACAGCAACACCAGCGGCGTGGCGAACGTATCGCTGGACTACGGCAACCCGGGTGACCGCCCCGTAGTGGGTGACTGGGACGGCAACGGCACCTTCACTCCGGGCGTGCTGCGGGGCAACACCTGGTTCCTCCGCAACAGCAACACAAGCGGCGTGGCGAACGTGTCGTTCAATTTCGGCAGTGCCTGCGACATCGGCCTGTCGACCGCGTCGACGCTGCTTCGCGACCGTGGCGGCCGTCCCCTTCCCTCGTCCTTCGCGGGAAGGCACGTGACCACACTGCCGACCGGTGCCAACGTGGTCGCGCTGACCTTCGACGCCGGCGCCAACGCGGCCGGCCTGCCCAAGATCCTCAGCGCCCTGCAGAACTCCTGCGTACCGGCGACCTTCTTCCTGACCGGGGCGTGGGCCAACAACTTCCCGCAGGACGCCCGGGTGATCGGGCTGCGCTACCCGACCGGTAACCACAGCTTCTCCCACCCCGACCTGACCACCCTCAGCGACGCCGCCGTACGCGACCAGATCCTGCGCGCCCAGTCCGCCATCCAGGCCGGTGCCACCTACGATGCCCGGCCGATGTTCCGCTTCCCCTTCGGAGCCAGCGATGCCCGGACGCTCGGCATCGTCAACAGCCTCGGGTACGCATCGATCAACTGGACCGTCGACACCCTCGGCTGGCAGGGCACCTCCGGTGGGCAGAGCGTGTCCACCGTCGTCTCCCGAGTGCTGGCCAACCTGCGGCCCGGCGAGATCGTACTCATGCACGTCGGCTCCAACCCGGACGACGGCAGCACGCTGGACGCCGACGCACTTCCCACGGTGATCTCCGAGCTGACCGCCCGCGGCTACTCCTTCGTCACGGTGGCGCAGTTCACGTGA
- a CDS encoding YrdB family protein produces MIPRALHVVNEGLAFLLELGALFALGRWGFHTGSGVVVHVLLGLGAPLLAAVAWGLFAAPKARVVVPLAGVLIVKFLVFGAATAGLYAVGRHGIAIAFGAVAAVNMVIATLDRRALMHQRWTTTTP; encoded by the coding sequence GTGATCCCCAGAGCGCTGCACGTCGTCAACGAGGGCTTGGCCTTCCTGCTGGAGCTCGGTGCGCTGTTCGCGCTCGGCCGGTGGGGGTTCCACACCGGTAGTGGTGTCGTGGTCCACGTCCTGCTGGGGCTCGGGGCTCCGCTGCTCGCGGCCGTGGCCTGGGGGCTGTTCGCCGCGCCCAAGGCGCGGGTGGTCGTGCCGCTCGCCGGAGTGCTGATCGTCAAGTTCCTGGTGTTCGGCGCCGCCACCGCCGGTCTCTACGCCGTCGGCCGGCACGGGATCGCCATCGCCTTCGGAGCGGTGGCGGCCGTCAACATGGTCATCGCCACGCTCGACCGCCGCGCCCTGATGCACCAGCGCTGGACCACGACCACGCCGTAG
- a CDS encoding MerR family transcriptional regulator encodes MDSDTRYSIGDLARRTGLTVKAIRFYSDRGIVPPTDRSPAGYRLYDIDAVTRLDLVRTLRDLGLDLPTIRKVVDREISLSEVAAAHAEALTVQIRTLRLRRAVLTAVAKRGSTPEETDLMHKLAKLSEDERRRLIDDFLDAAFCGLDAHPEFAAVMRSMTPELPDNPEAEQVEAWVELAELSQDPDLRAGVRRTAEHHAADRAEGATAGLRRDQAAMVRDQAGPALAAGIDPASPEADPVVAAVAAQYAHALGRPDDVDLRHRMLTRLESANDPRRERYFQLLAVINGWPAPERLEPVLDWFIRALRPRMPDGCREADSARPRITATGG; translated from the coding sequence ATGGACAGCGACACGCGCTACTCGATCGGTGATCTGGCCCGGCGGACCGGGCTGACGGTCAAGGCCATCCGGTTCTACTCCGACCGAGGGATCGTGCCGCCGACCGACCGCAGCCCGGCCGGCTACCGCCTCTACGACATCGACGCCGTCACACGCCTGGACCTCGTACGGACGCTGCGCGACCTGGGACTGGACCTCCCCACGATCCGGAAGGTCGTGGACCGGGAGATCTCGCTTTCCGAGGTCGCCGCAGCGCACGCCGAAGCACTGACGGTGCAGATCCGGACGCTGCGTTTGCGGCGCGCGGTGCTGACGGCGGTGGCCAAGCGCGGGTCCACCCCTGAGGAGACGGATCTCATGCACAAGCTCGCCAAGCTCTCCGAGGACGAACGTCGGCGTCTGATCGACGACTTCCTCGACGCCGCCTTCTGCGGCCTGGACGCCCACCCCGAATTCGCGGCGGTCATGAGGTCGATGACCCCCGAGCTGCCCGACAACCCGGAGGCCGAACAGGTCGAGGCCTGGGTGGAGTTGGCCGAACTGTCCCAGGACCCGGACCTTCGCGCCGGCGTGCGGCGCACGGCCGAGCACCATGCTGCCGACCGTGCCGAGGGAGCCACCGCGGGCCTGCGCCGCGACCAGGCCGCGATGGTCCGTGACCAGGCCGGCCCAGCCCTGGCAGCCGGCATCGACCCGGCCTCGCCCGAGGCGGATCCGGTCGTCGCGGCCGTCGCGGCCCAGTACGCGCACGCCTTGGGCCGCCCCGACGACGTCGATCTCCGGCACCGGATGTTGACCCGGCTGGAGAGTGCGAACGACCCTCGCCGGGAGCGGTACTTCCAGCTGCTCGCAGTGATCAACGGCTGGCCGGCCCCGGAACGCCTGGAGCCGGTGCTCGACTGGTTCATCCGAGCCCTGCGCCCCCGGATGCCGGATGGCTGTCGCGAAGCGGACTCCGCAAGGCCTCGGATCACCGCCACGGGCGGGTGA
- the hemC gene encoding hydroxymethylbilane synthase — protein sequence MPSAELIRIVSRSSPMALAQVERVRAELAVLHPGVRTEVVPVTTSGDRWMGDLSKLGGKGAFTKEVDAALLAGDADLAVHCVKDVPADRPLPAGTVFAAFLKRDDVRDAVVHPAGLTLDQLPAGGRIGTSSVRRVAQLAVSHPQLECVPMRGNANRRLEKLEAGEADALLLAVSGLERIGQTERITEILSVEAMCPPIGAGVLALQCREEDSATIEVVSGLGDSDAWRETTAERMFLHVLQGHCNSPIAGYARAERDGRLSLRARVFSPDGKTVLDAHEWAGPLDPATLGTSVAVALLRQGARDLIDAIPH from the coding sequence ATGCCCTCCGCTGAACTGATCCGTATCGTCTCCCGTTCCTCCCCGATGGCGCTCGCCCAGGTCGAGCGGGTCCGCGCCGAGCTGGCCGTCCTGCACCCCGGCGTCCGGACCGAGGTGGTGCCCGTCACGACCTCCGGTGACCGGTGGATGGGCGACCTGTCCAAGCTCGGCGGCAAGGGAGCGTTCACCAAGGAGGTCGACGCGGCACTGCTGGCCGGCGACGCCGACCTCGCGGTGCACTGCGTCAAGGACGTACCCGCCGACCGGCCGCTGCCCGCCGGCACGGTCTTCGCCGCCTTCCTGAAGCGTGACGACGTCCGCGACGCCGTCGTCCACCCCGCCGGACTCACGCTGGACCAGCTCCCGGCGGGGGGCCGGATCGGCACCTCGTCGGTCCGACGAGTCGCCCAACTCGCCGTCTCGCACCCGCAGCTGGAGTGCGTACCGATGCGGGGAAACGCCAACCGGCGGCTGGAGAAGCTGGAGGCGGGCGAGGCGGACGCGCTGCTGCTCGCGGTGTCGGGGCTGGAACGGATCGGGCAGACGGAGCGGATCACGGAGATCCTCTCGGTGGAGGCGATGTGCCCGCCGATCGGTGCGGGCGTACTCGCGCTGCAGTGCCGTGAGGAGGACTCCGCCACCATCGAGGTCGTCTCCGGGCTCGGGGACTCGGACGCCTGGCGGGAGACCACCGCGGAGCGGATGTTCCTGCACGTGCTCCAGGGGCACTGCAACAGCCCGATCGCCGGGTACGCCAGGGCCGAGCGCGACGGACGGCTGTCGCTGCGCGCGAGGGTGTTCTCCCCGGACGGAAAGACGGTCCTGGATGCGCACGAGTGGGCCGGCCCGCTCGACCCCGCGACCCTCGGCACCTCCGTCGCGGTCGCGCTGCTCCGCCAGGGCGCACGGGACCTGATCGACGCCATCCCGCACTGA